The following proteins are encoded in a genomic region of Ostrea edulis chromosome 7, xbOstEdul1.1, whole genome shotgun sequence:
- the LOC125655364 gene encoding prion-like-(Q/N-rich) domain-bearing protein 25 isoform X1 has product MRGMELVDIFLFVISLNGILLSTKSMFSLHFQEEFSIQDIIRFVQSDGSCEFFLQEMSSLIRQDNLRSHQNEETCILLTSFDNSSSNETIRLSGVVVRLYANVKKYEFSIMPNQCQGNSSFNEIQIHVSCQPTKAHNVNICDDGRGCNTEREFCRKLFEDENEKGLCIARRNLFESCDKDVQCTQTTKCENRTCHCKKGFKVIGGKCLPVGMSLNESCSHDGQCTGTVNAGRCQQNKQSRGGGVCSCDPGFFQEGSNCLQGNRRLFQSCESQRQCTGTHGAGVCKVIAGIQMCHCPDNHTVVKGVCMKVGSVIGDTCIINEECTGTQNGGRCIYSEDDGTRTQTCACNDDFLTNGSYCLPVNKKLFETCEVDDQCNGTLGLGICRTVGDRKVCVCGPQYIADMASLTCHKVGRQLLESCEYGLQCNGTTNATVCGLFGNRSLCFCNKGIVESNGKCTEGGWNEEIIYRFMFVGAGGLLFGMFFWIVILVRKCRRNLLSRGGRSVVQSDQENINRQSTLYAVPSDIRNYVEPSTFLHQDTQRVANYTRNHLSEPVKKEDNAFSQQMFVEQDPCDDVYNHLHEKEAPLCQGVYDVAENVSKRMFQSSDDDPKSADLYDFAEPIDVSTL; this is encoded by the exons ATGAGGGGAATGGAGTTAGTCG atatatttctattcGTGATCAGTCTGAATGGGATTTTGTTGTCGACCAAGTCGATGTTTTCTCTGCATTTCCAAGA GGAATTCAGCATTCAAGATATTATCCGGTTTGTACAGAGCGATGGAAGTTGTGAATTTTTTCTACAGGAAATGTCATCACTAATTCGACAAG ACAACTTGAGATCTCATCAAAATGAGGAGACTTGCATACTTCTCACTTCGTTCGACAATTCATCATCAAATGAAACGATCCGGCTTAGCGGTGTTGTTGTAAGGCTCTATGCAAATGTGAAGAAATATGAATTTTCTATTATGCCTAACCAATGCCAAGGAAATAGTTCGTTCAACGAAATTCAGATCCATGTCTCATGTCAACCTACAAAAg CACATAACGTAAACATATGCGATGATGGAAGAGGTTGCAACACTGAAAGAGAATTCTGCAGAAAGCTATTtgaggatgaaaatgaaaaaggacTTTGTATTG CACGACGCAACCTTTTTGAATCCTGTGACAAGGACGTGCAGTGCACACAAACCACTAAATGTGAGAATAGGACATGTCATTGCAAGAAAGGATTTAAAGTCATCGGTGGTAAATGCTTGCCTG tTGGGATGTCTTTGAACGAATCATGCTCTCACGACGGTCAGTGCACTGGTACTGTAAACGCTGGGAGGTGTCAACAGAACAAACAGAGTCGAGGTGGTGGTGTCTGTTCCTGTGACCCAGGATTCTTTCAAGAGGGTTCGAATTGTTTACAAG GTAATCGACGCCTTTTCCAATCTTGTGAATCACAAAGACAATGTACAGGAACTCACGGGGCAGGGGTATGTAAAGTCATCGCTGGTATACAAATGTGTCACTGTCCGGATAATCACACAGTAGTAAAAGGCGTTTGTATGAAAG TTGGGTCAGTCATTGGGGATACGTGTATAATCAATGAAGAATGTACCGGTACACAAAATGGCGGGAGATGTATCTACAGCGAGGACGACGGTACACGGACTCAAACATGTGCCTGCAATGACGATTTTCTAACAAATGGTTCATATTGTTTACCAG TCAATAAAAAGCTTTTTGAGACTTGTGAAGTAGATGATCAGTGCAATGGAACGTTGGGTTTGGGGATATGCAGAACAGTTGGTGATAGAAAGGTGTGTGTCTGTGGACCTCAATACATAGCTGACATGGCTTCCTTAACATGTCACAAAG TTGGTAGACAGCTGCTTGAATCCTGTGAGTATGGTTTGCAATGTAACGGGACTACAAATGCAACTGTATGTGGATTGTTTGGAAACAGATCACTATGCTTTTGCAATAAAGGCATTGTTGAGTCTAATGGGAAATGTACCGAAG GCGGATGGAATGAAG aaataatATATCGATTTATGTTTGTCGGAGCAGGCGGACTTCTGTTTGGAATGTTTTTCTGGATTGTAATACTTGTACGTAAATGTAGAAGAAACCTACTCTCCAGAGGTGGAAG GTCTGTAGTACAGTCTGATCAAGAAAACATCAATCGTCAATCCACTCTGTATGCTGTACCCAGTGATATTAGGAATTATGTG GAACCTTCAACGTTTCTTCACCAAGATACCCAAAGAGTAGCAAATTACACACGCAATCACCTCAGTGAACCAGTGAAAAAGGAAGATAATGCGTTCTCTCAGCAAATGTTTGTAGAGCAGGACCCTTGTGATGACGTATACAACCACCTCCATGAAAAGGAAGCACCATTGTGTCAAGGCGTGTATGACGTCGCGGAAAATGTCTCTAAACGCATGTTCCAGAGTTCTGATGATGACCCCAAATCAGCTGATTTGTATGATTTTGCTGAACCTATAGATGTAAGCACGCTCTAA
- the LOC125655364 gene encoding prion-like-(Q/N-rich) domain-bearing protein 25 isoform X2 codes for MRGMELVDIFLFVISLNGILLSTKSMFSLHFQEEFSIQDIIRFVQSDGSCEFFLQEMSSLIRQDNLRSHQNEETCILLTSFDNSSSNETIRLSGVVVRLYANVKKYEFSIMPNQCQGNSSFNEIQIHVSCQPTKAHNVNICDDGRGCNTEREFCRKLFEDENEKGLCIARRNLFESCDKDVQCTQTTKCENRTCHCKKGFKVIGGKCLPVGMSLNESCSHDGQCTGTVNAGRCQQNKQSRGGGVCSCDPGFFQEGSNCLQGNRRLFQSCESQRQCTGTHGAGVCKVIAGIQMCHCPDNHTVVKGVCMKVGSVIGDTCIINEECTGTQNGGRCIYSEDDGTRTQTCACNDDFLTNGSYCLPVNKKLFETCEVDDQCNGTLGLGICRTVGDRKVCVCGPQYIADMASLTCHKVGRQLLESCEYGLQCNGTTNATVCGLFGNRSLCFCNKGIVESNGKCTEEIIYRFMFVGAGGLLFGMFFWIVILVRKCRRNLLSRGGRSVVQSDQENINRQSTLYAVPSDIRNYVEPSTFLHQDTQRVANYTRNHLSEPVKKEDNAFSQQMFVEQDPCDDVYNHLHEKEAPLCQGVYDVAENVSKRMFQSSDDDPKSADLYDFAEPIDVSTL; via the exons ATGAGGGGAATGGAGTTAGTCG atatatttctattcGTGATCAGTCTGAATGGGATTTTGTTGTCGACCAAGTCGATGTTTTCTCTGCATTTCCAAGA GGAATTCAGCATTCAAGATATTATCCGGTTTGTACAGAGCGATGGAAGTTGTGAATTTTTTCTACAGGAAATGTCATCACTAATTCGACAAG ACAACTTGAGATCTCATCAAAATGAGGAGACTTGCATACTTCTCACTTCGTTCGACAATTCATCATCAAATGAAACGATCCGGCTTAGCGGTGTTGTTGTAAGGCTCTATGCAAATGTGAAGAAATATGAATTTTCTATTATGCCTAACCAATGCCAAGGAAATAGTTCGTTCAACGAAATTCAGATCCATGTCTCATGTCAACCTACAAAAg CACATAACGTAAACATATGCGATGATGGAAGAGGTTGCAACACTGAAAGAGAATTCTGCAGAAAGCTATTtgaggatgaaaatgaaaaaggacTTTGTATTG CACGACGCAACCTTTTTGAATCCTGTGACAAGGACGTGCAGTGCACACAAACCACTAAATGTGAGAATAGGACATGTCATTGCAAGAAAGGATTTAAAGTCATCGGTGGTAAATGCTTGCCTG tTGGGATGTCTTTGAACGAATCATGCTCTCACGACGGTCAGTGCACTGGTACTGTAAACGCTGGGAGGTGTCAACAGAACAAACAGAGTCGAGGTGGTGGTGTCTGTTCCTGTGACCCAGGATTCTTTCAAGAGGGTTCGAATTGTTTACAAG GTAATCGACGCCTTTTCCAATCTTGTGAATCACAAAGACAATGTACAGGAACTCACGGGGCAGGGGTATGTAAAGTCATCGCTGGTATACAAATGTGTCACTGTCCGGATAATCACACAGTAGTAAAAGGCGTTTGTATGAAAG TTGGGTCAGTCATTGGGGATACGTGTATAATCAATGAAGAATGTACCGGTACACAAAATGGCGGGAGATGTATCTACAGCGAGGACGACGGTACACGGACTCAAACATGTGCCTGCAATGACGATTTTCTAACAAATGGTTCATATTGTTTACCAG TCAATAAAAAGCTTTTTGAGACTTGTGAAGTAGATGATCAGTGCAATGGAACGTTGGGTTTGGGGATATGCAGAACAGTTGGTGATAGAAAGGTGTGTGTCTGTGGACCTCAATACATAGCTGACATGGCTTCCTTAACATGTCACAAAG TTGGTAGACAGCTGCTTGAATCCTGTGAGTATGGTTTGCAATGTAACGGGACTACAAATGCAACTGTATGTGGATTGTTTGGAAACAGATCACTATGCTTTTGCAATAAAGGCATTGTTGAGTCTAATGGGAAATGTACCGAAG aaataatATATCGATTTATGTTTGTCGGAGCAGGCGGACTTCTGTTTGGAATGTTTTTCTGGATTGTAATACTTGTACGTAAATGTAGAAGAAACCTACTCTCCAGAGGTGGAAG GTCTGTAGTACAGTCTGATCAAGAAAACATCAATCGTCAATCCACTCTGTATGCTGTACCCAGTGATATTAGGAATTATGTG GAACCTTCAACGTTTCTTCACCAAGATACCCAAAGAGTAGCAAATTACACACGCAATCACCTCAGTGAACCAGTGAAAAAGGAAGATAATGCGTTCTCTCAGCAAATGTTTGTAGAGCAGGACCCTTGTGATGACGTATACAACCACCTCCATGAAAAGGAAGCACCATTGTGTCAAGGCGTGTATGACGTCGCGGAAAATGTCTCTAAACGCATGTTCCAGAGTTCTGATGATGACCCCAAATCAGCTGATTTGTATGATTTTGCTGAACCTATAGATGTAAGCACGCTCTAA